The nucleotide sequence GGGTTTGGTAACAGTCCAAAACTTTCTAAATAATGGAATAGGAATGTATTCGACCAAATACCTGCTCCCAAGAATAGCACCAACTCAGTAGTATACCATGTGATTTGCATGTCCAAGGCCCCAACTTAAATTTGCCAACTCTCCAGTTACAGAATTACAGGCAACTAAGGTTTGGAAAGGCCTTCACCAAAGACCTCGAAATGTTGTCAGTCATAGTGGCCAATGCTTGGCTACTTGGATCAGTGATCTGATTTCATGTAAGCAGACCTGCATATAACTattatacaaaatataaaaactatTGGCTTTGTTTGCATGTAatggtaaaccatggttaataCTTCCTGGGATTAAGACTGCCAAATCCTAATAaatagttttgactatggcagaccaacacagttacCTACTTGTAACAATCCTAATAAATCATAGTATATTGTTTGGTGGAACAGGGCCATTGCATAAATGAAGGGTTCATATAAAGGATGTTATTGGGTGGAGGGGAACCTCCTATTTAATATTGCTGCTCATTTTGATacctgccccgcccccagaagaGAAAAATAACGATGCTCAAATTCTAAGAGATATTTCAGCTTTTGCAGTCGCTAGGTTTTGCTCTGGTAGGGTGGGATGTGTTGTTAAGAAGCAGCAATTACCAGTAGTTGATAAGAGCAATGAAAAATTGTACTTGGCTTGATGTTCAAGGTATTTCCCCCTTCCGGGTGAGACCTGAGATTTACTGCACCTTGGCAATCCATTGAAAAGCAAAACTGAGATCTCGCTAGGTGGAAGCACATTCAGAAAACACACTCCCCATGTGAAAATGATGCCGAAGAGCCTCATTGTGCTGCCGCAGCAGTTGCCTTAGCGGGAGACTGTTGGCATTTTGACAGCAGACTCttccaatttttcaaaaaaacaaaactgattgCCACCATTGACTATAATGAGCAAGTCAACTCCTCCTTGAATGCAGCTTGCTTGTGACAGGGCAGTGTCcaacacagaaaataaacacCCGGTCCTTAGTGGGGGAAAACACTGCCTATCTGTTGTGCTTTTCCATTCTCCTCAACCTCCCTTTTCCCTCCACGTCATTTTGCTGTAGTCCTATATctagatttatttatatattttttatttatgcacCTGTTCTAAAGGAGCTGGCAGGTGCCTTCCCACACTCTAAAGGAGTGACTCTATAATTATGAAGTGCCAAATAGGGATCTTCTCCCActgtacatttttaaaggaaacaacTGTTCTCACCATACATCAACCTAACGTTCTGACATTTGTACAACTCAGGTTTGATGTCACGCAAGAAAGCAAAAATATTATTGCAAAGACTTGTCACCCTTccccattcatttattttttaaattttgtatgaaCCACAGCCCGTACATGGTCACAGACTACTCTTTACACGATTCATTTTTGGAGTGGGAAACCTGGGAGTGGGGCCCATTTTATGTGGACCCCAGCCCAATTTCAAAAAAGTCTTCTGTAAGGGATTAGTTCCGACCtctggcaagagctgttcagcagcccactgggcagagggagggaaaggggtgcTAGAAAGGGAGGTAGAAAAGGGTGGCAAGGAGAGAGGGCGAAAGAGGGTGGCATTGCCCAGTCTtggctctggccctgcccactgccGATGTTGCAGAACTACCACTCTAATCgaccctagcaagcatggccaatggccaggaatgacgcaagttgtagttcagaaacattcAGAGGACCcaaggttccctgctcctgcctcaaCCCACAGGTTGCTCACCTGTATTTTAGATTGTCTCAGGGCAGCTTGAGGCTAAAGATCAGAGGAAGTGAATGAGAGAGACGCAAAGTGGCAAAACGTCAAGCCAAGTCTTTTACCCAGACGAAATAAAGCAGCCTGAAAGAGGTTTTAAGACTCAAGAGGTTTACTATTCTCCAAGGCAAAGTTCTTGTATAATGGGGAAAAGCCACCAGTTACACGCCCTTGGCAGATAGCGCAGTCAGGAGGAAGAACCACACTCAGAAAGACTTTGGTGTATCAGTGGGACATCACGGGAAAATATGGATGTGAGGCGTTTGACCATTGTTTCTGCAGCTCCCTTCCAGTGGGAAAATAAGTGCACAATCTATTACCACTGAGTTGATCCCATCCTGCAAGGATGAATCTGCAACTTCCAGCTTGATATCTAAAAGGGGCAGTGGGTTGTTCATGTGATGCCAACTGGTTCTACCCTCTGGGAACCCCCACGCAATTTCTGACACATTTCACACACAACTCACCAGCTCTTTTATTACCTTCAACTGTGGCCATGTTACAGCTTCCAGAATATGACACCTATGGCTAGACTACACCGATACACAAGAGACGAGACAGTCGTGTGAAATCCGCCTTCAGACTCCTGGCAGTAAGATGCTGGGCACCCAATTGTTACTTACAACAGGtcccggtccccccccccacacttttttttttcttttgccacgTGGGATGAATGAGGAAGACGTAGAAAGTCTTTTGTTGACAACTGTGCTGGCGGTTGGCATGGAGGAAGGATGTAACAGGGCCAGTTTGTGTGACTGTCTGCGTGGCTCTGTGGATaccagggaagggctgtagctttgcatgcagaagatcaaaGGGTTCAGTCTCTGGACCCTGGTCTGAAGCTTTGAGGTGCTGCTGCCAATAGGTGCCAATCCTCGCCTGCAATAGACCAACAGTCTgatggtgtaaggcagcttttcTATGTTCTTGTATTGCAGTAAGTCTAGGTAAAGGACCAGTCTAATGCCAAGTTTTAAGCAGCTCGAAAATAAGGAACTATAACGAGCTGCCACCAACCCGTTAAGGAAAAAAAGTCCTTCTAGAGGCTCTCGCCAGCTTCGTGATCTATTCAGCATTTGCCACGTGCCCACACACTTTTGAGGGGCACTTCTCTGCTTCTCCCGCCATCGGGTGCTGCTGAGCCATAGGATTCTGGGGTCTATTCTAAGGGAGAGAACTGACTGCCTAGGAGCTGACCATATGCTCCTGAAGCATTTCTGGGAAGCAGCAAGGAGgggaattgtagcttgtagaCTAAGggctttctcctccttcccttctgaCAACCTTCAACGTAACAGCGGCAAGGAAATAATCTCTTGTGAGTGGCTGGGCAGGTGTGTGCCTATATCTCGGGCAGTGCTGCAACTTTCGTTAGTGCCTGACAGAAGTAAGCTCCACCAAGTCAGGTGGGACTTGCACCCAGCTCAGCTCCCCTAGTACACAAATGGCACCCTTGGACAGCCCTTTCACTATGAAGCTGCCCACCCCAATTCCAAGCCTTGGCACCTTCCATTTGGCCTACCGTCTTCCCCCACTCCCCTCCAGAGGCAGAGTCTGCTCATGTCCCCCCAGAGGCACAGTATGCAAGGGCTGGGTCCAACTCTGCTGTTGATGTATGCCTAGGTCCTCTTCCCAGACCATGTTACTTAGAGGATACCAGCTGCAAGGAGGGCAGGGcacctgttctgcatgcagaaaatgccCAGTTCTAATCCTGATGTATCTCCCAGTAtggctgggaatatcccctgcctgaaaccctggagaatcaaTGCCagtcagacaatactgagctatatggaacCCAATGGTGtgggcttggtataaggcagcttttgatGTCTGGTCTCTTTTTTAAACGAGACATCCGGGGTCGCTTGGGGCACGTCTACACCTACAGTCCCTGCTCCTTTGATTGGAGGGGtccatttctccctcccctcccccccccaaaaagctgttgCTGTTTGGTACTGTAGTGAACCTTCAAACCCAGAACAGCAGCTGCGCTTAGCATCTGATGCTGGGAGTCAGTGGCCACCAGCGATGGCAGAGGCAACGAAATCAGCGCCTGCAGTACtgaagccttaaaaaaacaaaaacaaaaaaaacccaagtagGTTGTTGGGAAACTGGTCCCAATATGGAAGTGGTGTGTGGGCGCAGAGCCTAACATAACCCTTTGCAGAAAGGTATGTTTGCCAGGCTCCAGCCATTGGACAGGGAGATCTACAACAGCACTTaaacccaccccccaaaccaTAGCATGTTCTGGAGGCGGCAGGGGCCTGGCATGCTGCAAGAGAACAGTGTGTCGCTTGCCTAATCTAAGGGGTTCTGGAGAGAAAAGCACAGCAAAACGGAGGGGCCGAGAGCTGTGTGAGCCTCACCCCTTCCCCAAACCCGCATTTCCCCCGCAGCCACAAAATGCTTTCTTAGACCTCTTCCTCCACTTCCATCAGCAGGCAGAGAACTTGTTCTAGCCACCCCGGACTTAGCCAGCAATAAAGAGAAACGTGTGTTAGGTGATTAGGCCCCCGGGGAAGCTCACTCGTTCACTGCCATGTGGGCTCAACGACCCTATATGCAGGGGACCTCACCCGAGTGGATGTCTTtagcacaactcttggcaccgATATCAACATTAAataggaggagtagtagtagtgatCATCATATTGGGTCTCAGTGTGGTGAATTGGCAGGTGCCGTGAGTGGGAAGGCTTGGGCCTTCGTCTTTTACCTCAGACAGTCGGTTGGTTTCAGCGTTGGCAACGGGAAGGCCTTGCACTCTGGGCACGGGGCCTTTTGTGAGGGATCAGTATCGCACCCTATCCAGAAACCCTTGGGGTTTCAGCAAGGCGCCGATGGCTGACCCTCGCTGCTTCGTTAAGACATCAGCTCACCCCCACTTCTCTTATTCCGTGGCTTCAGGCGGAGGGGTTAGCACTGGTGTTGTAGTTTCTGGCGGCCTGTGTGCCTCCCTCCCCTTTCAGTGTTTGGCACTCGCCGCTCACCAGCTTGGGCGAGACGGAAGATTCGTACgcccacccccaaactctgctGAACCTCCATTTTGAGGGCTCGGCCCCCTACGCCTCACTCCTTAGCGGCCTCAGTCAGGCAGCGCTCGGCTCCGTCACTACTCCGCAGCCGGCCCTTGCAGCTTTTGCGGGGCGGCTCCACCCAGGAATTGTGGATGACGGTGCCGCCAGGCGCGGGGTCCACTTGCAGGGCCGACACCACCCGCTTCTTCAGCTTGCTGCGCAGCACGTTCCGCAGCTTCTGGCGCGTGAAGGCGTAGAGGAGCGGGTGGAAGATGGTAGTGCCGTAGGCCATGGCCAGGAAGCAGACGCGCAGCTTGCCCATCAGGGGGCTGGGCCCCAGGCACAGGATCAGCAGGTTGGCGACAGACAGTGGCGCCCAGCACAACAGGAAGGTCGAGATGATGAGCAGGGACATGCGGAAAACCCGCCGCTGGCGCTTCCTCCGGTCACGGTGGCGCTTCACCGCTCGCCGCAGGGCGATGATAACAGAGACCGAGGCTTGCACCCCCATGGGTGGTGGTGTTGGCAGCGCCGGCATGGGCTGAGAGAGCCGCTTGGCTTCCGCTCCGCCAACCGCCACGCTGCCACTTGGCTCTGCCGATTTCCGCCGCTTCCTCTTCTTGGTCTTGTGGCGCTGGCTGCGCTTGAAAGTGCTGCCGATGCTGATGTTGAGGGCCTGCAGGATCTTGGCGTAGGTCACCAGCATGACGGCCACGGCGGCGAAGAACGTGGGGATCTGGATCGCCAGGTGGTAGGAGGTGCCGAGCTCGGCGTGGAACTCCTCGGGGCCGACGCAGAGCACGGTGCGGTTCTGCCATGTGCTGGCGTGGCCCAGCTCGCCCTCGAGGAAGGGTATGAAGAAGACAGCCAGGGACAGCACCCAGACGCCTGTCAGGAGAAGGATGGCGCGGCCCGGGGTCAGCACGCGCTGCGCTGGCCGCACCGAGATGTCGTAGCGGTCCAGGCTGATCACCAGCACGTTGGTGGCCGTGGCCACGCTGCTGAAGGTGATGCACGCCTCATGGAAGCAGCAGAGCAGTGTGGCGGCCCTGTCGGGGGGCACCAGGACCACCACCATGGTAAGCGGGGCGCACACCACGCATATGAGCACGTCCAGCACGTGCAAGTTCATGGTCACCATGTTGCTGACAGAGTCCACCAGGCCAGCCTGCAGGCAATACAGCACCAATACGGTCAAGTTGCTGCTGACTCCCAGTACGATTTCCAACATGAGGAAGCCTGTCAGTGAGACCTGGAAGCCCAGCGGGTAGGGCAGTGTCCAGCTGGGGTCAGGGGTCACCCCGTCCGTCGTCTCCAGGATAGTGTCAAACATGGGAGTCTCCATGGCTGAGAGGGCATGGAGATGTGGGCATAGTCCATGGAATGAATGGGCTTGGGGTTGCAGGCAGCTCCCTCacctgtggggagagagaggtacCATCAAGTATCATCAAAGCAGCAAGATGAACCTTTGCATTGACAGCAGCGGCCTGGGACAGTGTTTGCACCTGGGGCTAACTAGAACCCTGAGGAATCTTCCTCACGTTACAAAATTTGCCACTGGCATCCCATCCATCACCTAGGCCAGCCTTCCCACAGCCTAGTGGGCCGGGGAAGGCTGCAGTTCCCTGAGGAGGATCAGAACTGTAGTcgaaaaatatctggagagcacccagTTTCGGAAGGCCGGCCTAGGTGATgggaaggtgggagggggggtaTTAACCCCAATAGGcagaatggtttttgttttgccttttttttttaaagcaacaacagggGCATCTTACCACAAGGTGAAAGATCTCTGCACCCCCACCATGGAGTGAATCAGATATGCAATCTGTGCATTAACTTCACTGAAAAAATTGTACGCCTTTCCTTTGCCATGCAGTAATCGCTggcatccccccccacacactttatGGATGAGGTTTCCCTGTCAGTCAAGCTCACTATCCAAGTAAGGAGCAGTTAAGAGAGCATTGATAAGAGATGCAGAGCCCTTGTGAATTCCCCTCACCCCTGAGCAGCTGAAGTTTTCAAAAGCGCTTATCTGTGCATGTATTCTAACACGTCCTCCGTGATCATGAGAGCAAAGATTTTCAGGAATTGAAATTCTATACACACCTACCCACCATAATAAACCCCGGAGGGGTACTTGGAGGCAGGCATGAAAGACAGAAAAGCCAGTCGCCTGCAGGAAAACGAGTGGGTCTGTGGATTCAGAGACATTGAACGGCGCAGAGAGGAAACTGTCCTCTATGGGATTCTAGCAGTGACTGAACTTTACATGCGCATACTGtaagccccctcccttccaagCCCCCACAAATCAGGAAAGCATTAGCACAGGTGGAGAAGACTTCAGACTCTGCTTTCCCCAAGAGCTAAATAACTAATCTGCCTCCCGGCCAAACTACATATTTTTGGGTATGTAACCCCCAACTGCTGTTCCTTCGAAGTCAGAGGAAAGGGCAATTTTCAGTGGTAAAGTGAAGGAGGAAGGCTGTGTTTAACCCTTCCCCACCTGCTGGTTTTCCTCTGTAAACTGCCCCCCTTCACTTGCTACGCCAAAAAATTGGTGAGAGAAGGGTTAAGCACCCTCTGCCTGCCACTTATTTGCTGAAAACCGCTTCCCTCTGAAGCTACTTTTTCCTAGAAGGGTTAAAATACATACATTTGCCTCTACTGTGAGTTTAGCCCCTagaaaacagaaggaaaaataacagaaagagaAACTGCTAGATAAACTATGTATACgatgttatgggggggggagaatccaccTCCCGTATGAATCACAcaaaatctggacacaaacgGATTCATATTTTATTGTAACATATTGTGTGACTATCGACCGGTGCCGTTCCAGAAGGGGGAGGAAAACGAAAAGCACAACACAAGGCAAAAATTAGCACAAACTGAGGAAGATGTCAACCAACACCAGCTCCTTCTGGCAGTTTAGAGTGAGCCAGAGCCAAATTATCCCAATCAAAATTCAGCAATTGAGAAAGAATACTGTGGGGTTTTAATGTCATGTGCACCTCCATGTAGGTCTTGGACAAAAAGGTAGGGTGAGGAAATACGTGCAAAGGATAAACACATACATATAAGATTTCTCCAAGAAGTCGTAACAGGCTAGAGAAGTTTGTATGTAAGAGCGTGCCTTTTCTTTGTTTGATATGCCTCAGTCACGCATCTCTAAAATCAACTAGATATGACATTTTGACAGCAAAAAGCTCGTGGAGTTGGATGGCACTGGGTGATACCTCAAGTAAGTTGTACttggaaattaatgggcctaacttagtcaagttcattaatttcagtgggtctactctaccAACTGTCATTTTGTGATagtattttattgattgattgatttaatttatataccgccctatactcgggggtctcagggcggttcatggaataaaatcaagatataaaaccaaagACAAACCAGTAATAAAACtagaaacaacaacccaacagccccccccccccattttaaatgggcataggatataaatcagatcaaccaaaggcctggttgaaaacgaatgcttttgcctggcgcctaaaggtgtataatgaaggcctGCTGAACTTCCCGCTTTAAATTGCCACACCAACATGAAAACAGGTTAGACTATTCCAGTTTTGATGGGTTTTAAGAGTAAAGATGGACACAACATTCAAATTATGATGGTGATTGGTTAAACACCCTAAAAATACACCTTCATTTTAGCATCGCAGAACGTGCTCAGAAAAACAAACTGATTTTGTAAGTTTCTGGCATTTCCAGAGAAACCTGTTCATGGTGGGTTTAACTGGCTAGTGCCTGCAACATCAGCAACCTATTCCCCACAAATCATTCTTGGAGCATTTATGCACCTGATTTTGAAATATCTGTGAGGGGATGCTTTGTTTTGGTAAAGTgaggtatgtttgtttgtttgttaactatttttaaaagatgaaacaTGCCTTTCTGAAACATGAAGGGTGATACTGGGAGCTGACCCAGCATTAAGACTTGCAAATATTATGTACACTATAAGGAAACTGAAGCCACAGTAATACACACAAGTGAATAAAACCACAGTGACTTTTAAAAGAATGTTATACCTGTCTTTTCACCCTAAATCTCTTTCAACTAGGAAAAGAATACGCCGTCTGTTCTACATAATAGAATGTTAAGAACACCAAGAGACTGCAAGTCACAAAGAACAAGCTGTATGTTACCTTCCCTACAGAGAGAATGAGAGTCTGAAAATGCTGTTATATATACCTGGGACtactgggttttcccagtagtaatgtacggaagtgagagctggaccataaagaaggctgatcgccgtagaattgatgcttttcaattatggtgctggaggagactcttgagagtcccatggactgcaagaagatcaaacctatccattctcaaagaaatcagccctgagtactcactagaaggacagatcctgaagttgaggctccagtactttggccacctcatgagaagagaagactccctagaaaagaccctgatgttgggaaagatggagggcacaaggagaaggggacgacagaggatgagatggttggacagtgttctcgaagctactaacatgagtttggccaaactgcgagaggcagtgaaggataggtgtgcctggcgtgctctggtccatggggtcacgaagagtcagacacgactgaacaacaacaacaacaatacctggGACTAATTATAAATGGGTTGGGAAACTTCAGAGGAGCCATCAGTGCATCAGAGGAGAAAGCTATCACATTGAAGAAGCTACTAATTAGGCACCCCCCCCCTCTAAAATTAATGCTGGAACTTATCCAAATCCTTATACTTCAGGGGAGTGGAATCTGAAGACTAAACGTGCCAAGCAACCAGGTTAGCTGAGACAAAATCCCCACAGATTAGCCTGCTGTCAGAAGTTCAGCAATCAGCATTCCCTGTATGTAAAAAATGGTGGCCCGAGAGCAGAACTGGGGTGGGGTATTTTCCTCATTGTTAACATGACCAAC is from Lacerta agilis isolate rLacAgi1 chromosome 2, rLacAgi1.pri, whole genome shotgun sequence and encodes:
- the LOC117041972 gene encoding G-protein coupled receptor 22-like, producing the protein METPMFDTILETTDGVTPDPSWTLPYPLGFQVSLTGFLMLEIVLGVSSNLTVLVLYCLQAGLVDSVSNMVTMNLHVLDVLICVVCAPLTMVVVLVPPDRAATLLCCFHEACITFSSVATATNVLVISLDRYDISVRPAQRVLTPGRAILLLTGVWVLSLAVFFIPFLEGELGHASTWQNRTVLCVGPEEFHAELGTSYHLAIQIPTFFAAVAVMLVTYAKILQALNISIGSTFKRSQRHKTKKRKRRKSAEPSGSVAVGGAEAKRLSQPMPALPTPPPMGVQASVSVIIALRRAVKRHRDRRKRQRRVFRMSLLIISTFLLCWAPLSVANLLILCLGPSPLMGKLRVCFLAMAYGTTIFHPLLYAFTRQKLRNVLRSKLKKRVVSALQVDPAPGGTVIHNSWVEPPRKSCKGRLRSSDGAERCLTEAAKE